In a single window of the Limnochorda sp. L945t genome:
- a CDS encoding site-specific DNA-methyltransferase — translation MKRRANDLDGRTWQRYSISIWSDVKKTPEEMRLGHPAMFPVQLVQRLIEAFTTREDRVVLDPFAGTGATCVAAEALGKVGVGIELSPQYCAVARQRPPCAQPPGGERRIHCDDARHLLRYVAHESVDLVVTSPPYWDILLQRRTADGKAIRHYGAAEADLGKIREYDAFLGALREVFSAVYAALKAGRYCIVVVMDLRKKDRFYPLHADLARVMESIGFIWDDLIVWDRRHEYNHMRPLGYPWRFRVNKAHEFVLIFQKPPRRTAGDERPA, via the coding sequence GTGAAGCGGCGGGCCAACGACCTCGATGGCCGGACGTGGCAGCGCTACTCCATCAGCATCTGGAGCGACGTCAAGAAGACGCCCGAAGAGATGCGCCTGGGCCACCCGGCCATGTTCCCCGTCCAGCTCGTGCAGCGGCTCATCGAAGCGTTCACCACCCGGGAAGATCGGGTGGTGTTGGATCCGTTCGCCGGCACGGGCGCTACGTGCGTGGCGGCAGAGGCCTTGGGCAAGGTCGGGGTCGGCATCGAGCTGTCGCCGCAGTACTGCGCCGTGGCCAGGCAGCGGCCGCCGTGCGCGCAGCCCCCCGGCGGAGAGCGGCGCATCCACTGCGACGACGCTCGCCACCTGCTGCGCTACGTCGCCCACGAAAGCGTGGACCTGGTGGTCACCTCCCCGCCTTACTGGGACATCCTGCTGCAGCGGCGCACGGCCGACGGGAAGGCGATCCGCCACTACGGCGCGGCGGAGGCGGACCTCGGCAAGATCCGGGAGTATGACGCCTTCCTGGGCGCGCTCCGGGAGGTCTTCTCGGCCGTCTACGCTGCGCTCAAGGCCGGGCGCTACTGCATCGTCGTGGTCATGGACCTGCGCAAGAAAGACCGCTTCTACCCCCTGCACGCCGACCTCGCCCGTGTGATGGAGTCCATCGGTTTCATCTGGGACGACCTGATCGTCTGGGACCGTCGCCACGAGTACAACCACATGCGGCCCCTGGGATATCCGTGGCGCTTCCGGGTCAACAAGGCCCACGAGTTCGTCCTCATCTTCCAAAAGCCGCCCCGGCGGACCGCCGGGGACGAACGGCCGGCCTGA
- a CDS encoding alpha-mannosidase, with translation MAPSQTRVFIVSTTHWDRAWYVPFQEFRWSLVELVDQVLDLLEHRPGYEAFMLDGQSVTLEDYLEIRPEREADVRRLVESGRLQVGPWYVLPDEYLVSPEALVRNLLIGTRLARQLGGRAMLHGYNPDSFGHIGQLPQILRGFGIETTLFWRGFGDEGERIPNEFWWEAPDGSRVLASFLRLGYGNASQIGYPMRWGEVRPLRFDPELAVRQAVEVIEALRRHAAADAVLLLNGTDHTLPQPEIPEVVERLRAQGYDARHATIEEYFAAVRERRPELPTLRGEFNRGRYSPILQSVYSSRMPLKQRNWAVQQLLERLAEPAASMAWLYGSAYPARELEVAWRWLLKNHPHDDICGSSVDQVHREMVYRFDQAEQIGRIVARESLRAIAERVRLERPGPALVVFNPSLVERREVLVAAVPFASGPDGEAGTLRPPSVVDAQGRRQEAQVLAEREEYWAEPRRTRPRRVLDVAFQVAVPAGGFATYYLEPGATTSVAAGDEGSVRVTGDRQMENDRIRLRVERDGTLFLEEKGSGRRYGPLHFFEDTEDAGDEYDFSPAAHSTTVWSLGVVPSFRWVEQGPMRATMELRWELELPAGLAPHGRSRSEERVTCPVVTRVSLKAGERRAEFVTDLDNRARDHRLRVWFETGIQSSEVLVDGHFEVLRRPAGITPHPDWHQPPVPTGLARRWVAVARTDGSGLAVLSRGLPEYEPVPGKSGVTLALTLLRSVGYLSREGLLTRPHGAGPSMATPDAQLIGHHRLEYAVQLFTDLADLQQEAEAYHHPLVAVRADTRLGMLPEEVRAIAGDPALLRPEQRDLPGRVEGLRVEPASIYVSAVKRSEDGQALVVRLANILDTPSEVSVVAGFPLKEAWKARLDETPEETLETRADGVKLTVKAGQVVTIRLVPVR, from the coding sequence TTGGCGCCGAGCCAGACTCGCGTGTTCATCGTCTCGACGACCCATTGGGATCGCGCCTGGTACGTGCCGTTCCAGGAGTTCCGCTGGTCGTTGGTGGAGCTGGTCGATCAGGTCCTGGACCTGCTCGAGCACCGGCCGGGTTACGAGGCGTTCATGCTCGACGGGCAGAGCGTCACCCTGGAGGACTACCTGGAGATCCGCCCGGAGCGGGAGGCGGACGTCCGGCGGCTGGTGGAGAGCGGCCGGCTCCAGGTGGGGCCCTGGTACGTGTTGCCCGACGAGTACCTGGTGAGCCCGGAGGCGCTGGTGCGCAACCTGCTCATCGGCACCCGGCTCGCCCGGCAGCTGGGCGGCCGGGCCATGCTCCACGGGTACAACCCTGACTCCTTCGGCCACATCGGCCAGCTGCCCCAGATCCTGCGGGGCTTCGGGATCGAGACGACCCTGTTCTGGCGGGGGTTCGGCGACGAGGGGGAGCGAATCCCCAACGAGTTTTGGTGGGAGGCGCCGGACGGATCCCGGGTGCTGGCGTCGTTCTTGCGCCTGGGCTACGGCAACGCCTCGCAGATCGGCTACCCCATGCGCTGGGGCGAGGTGCGGCCGCTGCGCTTCGACCCGGAGCTCGCGGTGCGGCAGGCCGTCGAGGTGATCGAGGCGCTGCGGCGACACGCAGCGGCCGACGCCGTGCTGCTGCTCAACGGCACCGACCACACCCTCCCGCAGCCGGAGATCCCGGAGGTGGTGGAGCGGCTGCGGGCGCAGGGGTACGATGCGCGGCACGCCACCATCGAGGAGTACTTCGCGGCGGTGCGGGAGCGGAGGCCGGAGCTTCCCACGCTCCGAGGCGAGTTCAACCGGGGGCGGTACAGCCCCATCCTGCAAAGTGTCTACTCGAGCCGCATGCCGCTCAAGCAGCGCAACTGGGCGGTGCAGCAGCTGCTGGAGCGCCTGGCCGAGCCGGCCGCGTCGATGGCGTGGCTGTACGGGAGCGCTTACCCCGCGAGGGAGCTCGAGGTGGCGTGGCGCTGGCTGCTCAAGAACCACCCCCACGACGACATCTGCGGGTCGAGCGTCGACCAGGTCCACCGGGAGATGGTCTATCGCTTCGACCAGGCCGAGCAGATCGGCCGCATCGTGGCCCGCGAGTCGCTGCGGGCGATCGCGGAGCGGGTGCGGCTCGAGCGCCCGGGGCCGGCGCTGGTCGTCTTCAACCCGTCGCTCGTCGAGCGCCGTGAGGTGCTGGTGGCGGCAGTGCCGTTCGCCTCCGGCCCCGACGGAGAAGCCGGCACCCTCCGCCCGCCGTCGGTCGTGGACGCACAGGGGCGGCGCCAGGAGGCCCAGGTGCTGGCCGAGCGGGAGGAGTACTGGGCGGAGCCCCGGCGCACCCGCCCGCGCCGTGTGCTCGACGTGGCCTTCCAGGTGGCGGTGCCGGCCGGCGGGTTCGCCACGTACTACCTCGAGCCGGGGGCCACCACCTCCGTGGCGGCGGGCGACGAGGGCTCCGTGCGGGTCACGGGCGACCGCCAGATGGAGAACGACCGGATACGCCTGCGAGTCGAGCGAGACGGCACGCTCTTCCTGGAGGAGAAAGGATCAGGGAGGCGCTACGGCCCGCTCCACTTCTTCGAGGACACCGAAGACGCCGGCGACGAGTACGACTTCTCTCCGGCGGCCCACAGCACCACGGTCTGGTCGCTGGGCGTGGTGCCCTCGTTCCGGTGGGTCGAGCAAGGGCCGATGCGGGCGACCATGGAGCTCCGGTGGGAGCTCGAGCTCCCGGCCGGCCTTGCCCCCCACGGGCGCAGCCGTTCGGAGGAGCGGGTGACGTGCCCGGTCGTCACCCGGGTCTCGCTGAAGGCCGGTGAACGGCGGGCGGAGTTCGTGACCGACCTCGACAACCGGGCCCGGGACCACCGCCTGCGGGTCTGGTTCGAAACGGGCATCCAGAGCTCCGAGGTGCTGGTCGACGGGCACTTCGAGGTGCTCCGGCGGCCGGCCGGGATCACGCCCCATCCCGACTGGCACCAGCCGCCGGTGCCGACGGGCCTGGCCCGGCGGTGGGTAGCGGTGGCCCGCACGGACGGCAGCGGGCTGGCGGTGCTCTCCAGGGGGCTGCCCGAGTACGAGCCGGTGCCGGGAAAGAGCGGCGTCACGCTGGCGCTCACGTTGCTGCGGTCGGTCGGGTACCTTTCGCGGGAGGGCCTGCTGACCCGGCCTCACGGAGCCGGCCCATCGATGGCCACGCCGGATGCGCAGCTCATCGGGCACCACCGCCTGGAGTACGCCGTCCAGCTCTTCACGGACCTGGCCGACCTCCAGCAGGAGGCCGAGGCTTACCACCACCCGCTCGTGGCCGTACGGGCCGACACCCGGCTGGGGATGTTGCCCGAGGAGGTGCGCGCCATCGCCGGCGATCCGGCCTTGCTGCGGCCGGAGCAGCGGGACCTGCCCGGCCGTGTGGAAGGGCTCCGGGTGGAGCCGGCCAGCATCTACGTCTCGGCCGTGAAACGCTCTGAGGACGGCCAGGCGCTGGTCGTGCGGCTGGCCAACATCCTCGACACCCCTTCGGAGGTGAGCGTGGTCGCGGGCTTCCCCCTGAAGGAGGCGTGGAAGGCCCGCCTCGACGAGACGCCCGAGGAGACCCTCGAGACGAGGGCCGACGGTGTGAAACTCACGGTGAAGGCCGGGCAGGTGGTGACCATCCGGCTCGTCCCAGTGCGCTGA
- a CDS encoding LacI family DNA-binding transcriptional regulator, protein MYTNRRSPRRHPSLKDVALAARVSHATVSRALRNVGRVAPQTRAAVLAAADRLGYTPNLIARGLKNGATGMLSALVPGLSGPPVSDMMSVVNEELERAGIALQIHTSSEDAERQLEKLRLIRGSSDGVFFVPTSDLLVRGRDDLVQATTRQVQEMGVPVVFVDRYLEVPGAGVVCTDNETAAYEVAMYLISLGHRSIGYLTGPAVSSVRERLQGFRRAMAEAGLAYDESHLESLVADSYEAGAEAALRLLRRAQAITALVTYNHNATVGTVVAARRLGLEIPGDLSLVAFDDVREVSAIQVPLTYVEQDVVSIGRHAAQLMLDMLRGGPPRQIRVQARLVVRQSAAAVR, encoded by the coding sequence GTGTACACCAACCGTCGCTCCCCGCGAAGGCACCCGAGCCTCAAAGACGTCGCTCTAGCGGCACGCGTCTCCCATGCCACGGTTTCCCGCGCGCTTCGCAACGTGGGCCGGGTGGCGCCCCAGACTCGAGCGGCCGTGCTCGCGGCGGCCGATCGGCTGGGGTACACCCCCAACCTGATCGCCCGAGGCCTCAAAAACGGTGCGACCGGCATGCTCTCCGCCCTGGTGCCCGGCCTGTCCGGGCCACCCGTCTCCGACATGATGAGCGTGGTCAACGAGGAGCTGGAGCGGGCCGGCATCGCCCTGCAGATCCATACCTCGTCCGAGGACGCCGAGCGGCAGCTGGAAAAGCTCCGCTTGATCCGCGGCAGTTCGGACGGGGTCTTCTTCGTGCCGACCAGCGACCTCCTGGTACGGGGACGGGACGACCTGGTACAGGCGACCACGCGCCAGGTGCAGGAGATGGGAGTGCCGGTGGTCTTCGTCGACCGCTACCTGGAGGTGCCGGGAGCCGGGGTCGTCTGCACCGACAACGAGACGGCGGCCTACGAGGTGGCCATGTACCTGATCTCCCTCGGCCACCGGAGCATCGGATACCTGACGGGCCCGGCCGTCTCCTCGGTGAGGGAGCGCCTGCAGGGCTTCCGCCGGGCGATGGCCGAGGCCGGGCTCGCCTACGACGAGAGCCATCTCGAAAGCCTCGTCGCCGACAGCTACGAGGCGGGCGCTGAGGCAGCGCTGCGCCTCTTGCGCCGCGCTCAGGCGATCACCGCCCTCGTGACTTACAACCACAACGCCACGGTCGGAACGGTGGTCGCCGCACGCCGCTTGGGGTTGGAGATCCCCGGGGACCTCTCCCTCGTCGCCTTCGACGACGTGCGGGAGGTCTCCGCGATCCAGGTGCCCCTCACCTACGTCGAGCAAGACGTGGTGAGCATCGGGCGCCACGCAGCCCAACTCATGCTGGACATGCTCCGGGGCGGGCCGCCCCGGCAAATCCGGGTGCAGGCGCGCCTGGTCGTTCGCCAGTCGGCAGCAGCCGTGCGATGA
- a CDS encoding S8 family peptidase: protein MSVSGLEWVRNHAHRMDAELRRALVALHRPSGFFPCAAARAFTWWAYRRRRLPVLLFPGSRERDRGLESARTRLEQAGCRRCRPLPSIGALATEVTPETLRTLLEQEVVARAAYDREIRALLDVAAPTIGVPAAWEQGLTGRGITIGVLDTGIYPHPDLEGRIVAFQDFVGGRGAPYDDNGHGTHVAGILAASGVTSSGRYRGIAPEAGLVGIKVLDRRGAGRLSQLVAGIEWAVSQAGRLGIRILNASLGAPAYEPCDDDVLCQAAGWAWSRGVVVIAAAGNEGPSPDTISTPGINPSIITVGADDDRETPDPADDRIPPYSGRGPTPDGVSKPDLVAPGTGIVSLRVPGSFIDRTDPASRVDPWHTRLSGTSMACPMVAGACALVLQAEPGLTPGEVKRRLVQSARPVDRAPRTAQGAGLVRVDRALGPSPAPAVSASRSGAAA, encoded by the coding sequence ATGAGCGTTTCAGGTCTGGAGTGGGTACGAAACCATGCCCACCGGATGGATGCCGAACTGCGCCGCGCCCTGGTGGCCCTCCACCGCCCGTCCGGCTTCTTCCCGTGCGCCGCGGCCCGCGCCTTCACCTGGTGGGCGTACCGGCGCCGCCGGCTGCCGGTCTTGCTCTTCCCCGGCTCGAGGGAGCGGGATCGTGGACTCGAGTCCGCCAGGACGCGTCTCGAGCAGGCCGGGTGCCGGCGCTGCCGCCCGCTCCCCTCTATCGGAGCGCTGGCCACGGAGGTAACCCCTGAAACCCTGCGCACCCTGCTCGAGCAAGAGGTCGTGGCAAGAGCCGCTTACGATCGCGAGATTCGCGCCTTGCTCGACGTCGCCGCCCCCACGATCGGCGTGCCGGCCGCCTGGGAGCAGGGCCTGACCGGCCGAGGCATCACCATCGGGGTGCTCGACACCGGCATCTACCCCCACCCTGACCTGGAGGGTCGCATCGTAGCCTTCCAGGACTTCGTCGGTGGGCGCGGCGCACCGTACGACGACAACGGCCACGGCACTCACGTGGCCGGGATCCTCGCCGCCAGCGGCGTTACCAGCTCCGGGCGCTACCGGGGCATCGCGCCCGAAGCCGGGCTCGTGGGAATCAAGGTGCTCGACAGGAGGGGGGCCGGCCGCCTCTCGCAGCTGGTCGCCGGCATCGAGTGGGCCGTTTCCCAGGCCGGCCGCCTCGGGATCCGCATCCTCAACGCGTCGCTCGGCGCGCCTGCCTACGAACCGTGCGACGACGACGTCCTGTGCCAGGCAGCCGGCTGGGCGTGGAGCCGGGGCGTCGTGGTGATCGCCGCTGCGGGCAACGAGGGGCCCTCGCCCGACACCATCAGCACCCCCGGCATCAACCCGTCCATCATCACCGTGGGAGCCGACGACGACAGGGAGACGCCCGACCCTGCAGACGACCGGATCCCTCCGTACTCCGGCCGGGGCCCCACGCCGGACGGCGTATCGAAGCCCGACCTGGTGGCACCGGGCACCGGCATCGTCTCGCTCCGAGTGCCCGGCTCTTTCATCGACCGCACCGACCCGGCCAGCCGGGTCGATCCGTGGCACACCCGGCTCTCCGGCACCTCCATGGCCTGCCCGATGGTGGCCGGCGCTTGCGCGCTGGTGCTGCAGGCCGAGCCCGGGCTCACGCCCGGTGAGGTGAAACGACGCCTCGTGCAGTCCGCCCGTCCCGTCGACCGCGCTCCCCGGACGGCGCAGGGAGCCGGGCTCGTGCGAGTCGACCGGGCGCTCGGGCCGAGCCCGGCTCCGGCCGTCTCCGCCTCTCGCTCCGGCGCCGCCGCCTGA